One Bradyrhizobium manausense DNA segment encodes these proteins:
- a CDS encoding OprO/OprP family phosphate-selective porin, with protein MSRTRIAATAIGLAGVLAASQAQAQSANNSDQEIALLKQQLKMLEQKLDKLQNQTAANTAATAKARQEAKTEAKAEARSEAKAALANANAAIPVKGPVAPSGVVVTMPNNRPTICTADEQNCVAITSRVHWDVGGYNYRPDTASTAPQKLDSGENVRRARIGIVGKFFGDWNYSLIYDFGGTSDGFGGTGAAGATAVGFLPGGGTSGIENAYLSYTGLKPFGGKMAIEAGVMDIPWTLDESTSSNDVMFMERASAGIIAQNIAAGDFRSAVGTRWWNDQLWMGAYVTGPTTGQIHSASSVSPPGTSEQYGAVARVAGNPISGNGYSVHIGADAEWLIQPPRNLVTQAQTLTLSDRPELRIDPTTLISTGAIANVSGAQVYGVEAAATYGSFIAQGEYYWFNVDRTANTGLPPVGATSLKFDGGYAQVGYVLTGEHRAYNPASASYGGIKPANPFSLAGGGWGAWEVAGRVSTMNLNDQLATAAGIAGGRQTIYTAALNWYVNNNVRFMLDYLHGDISRQASAVSAVNAGSTFNAVAMRTQVAF; from the coding sequence ATGAGCAGGACAAGAATTGCAGCCACGGCGATTGGCCTCGCCGGTGTGCTGGCGGCCTCGCAGGCCCAGGCCCAATCGGCAAACAACAGCGATCAGGAGATCGCGCTCCTCAAGCAGCAGTTGAAGATGCTGGAGCAGAAGCTCGACAAGCTTCAGAACCAGACCGCAGCGAACACCGCGGCCACGGCGAAGGCCAGGCAGGAAGCCAAGACCGAGGCCAAGGCTGAAGCGCGTTCTGAGGCGAAGGCCGCCCTTGCCAATGCCAACGCGGCAATTCCCGTCAAGGGCCCGGTCGCCCCGTCAGGCGTCGTGGTGACGATGCCGAACAACCGGCCGACCATCTGTACCGCGGACGAACAGAACTGCGTCGCCATCACGAGCCGCGTGCACTGGGATGTCGGCGGCTACAACTACCGTCCCGACACGGCATCGACGGCGCCTCAAAAGCTGGACAGTGGCGAGAACGTCCGCCGCGCGCGTATCGGCATCGTCGGCAAGTTCTTTGGCGACTGGAACTACTCATTGATCTACGATTTCGGCGGCACGTCCGACGGCTTCGGCGGCACCGGCGCGGCCGGCGCCACCGCTGTCGGCTTCCTTCCGGGCGGCGGCACGTCGGGCATCGAAAACGCCTATCTCAGCTACACCGGCCTCAAGCCGTTCGGCGGCAAGATGGCGATCGAAGCCGGCGTCATGGACATCCCCTGGACACTCGACGAATCCACCAGCTCCAATGACGTCATGTTCATGGAGCGCGCCTCGGCCGGCATCATCGCACAGAACATCGCAGCCGGGGACTTCCGCTCGGCCGTCGGTACCCGCTGGTGGAATGATCAGCTCTGGATGGGCGCCTACGTCACCGGGCCGACCACGGGCCAGATCCACTCGGCCTCAAGCGTCTCGCCGCCTGGCACCAGCGAGCAATATGGCGCGGTCGCCCGCGTCGCCGGCAACCCGATCAGCGGCAACGGTTACTCCGTGCATATCGGCGCCGATGCGGAATGGCTGATCCAGCCGCCGCGCAATCTGGTGACACAGGCGCAGACGCTCACACTCAGCGACCGGCCCGAGCTGCGGATCGATCCGACGACGCTGATCTCGACCGGAGCGATTGCCAACGTATCCGGGGCGCAGGTCTACGGCGTCGAAGCGGCCGCGACTTACGGCTCGTTCATCGCGCAGGGCGAATATTACTGGTTCAACGTCGACCGCACGGCGAATACCGGCCTGCCGCCGGTTGGCGCGACGAGCCTGAAGTTCGACGGCGGCTACGCGCAGGTCGGTTACGTCCTGACCGGCGAGCATCGAGCCTACAATCCGGCGTCGGCTTCCTACGGCGGCATCAAGCCGGCCAATCCCTTCTCCCTCGCGGGTGGCGGTTGGGGCGCCTGGGAAGTCGCAGGGCGCGTGAGCACGATGAACCTGAACGATCAGCTCGCGACCGCGGCCGGCATCGCGGGCGGACGGCAAACCATCTACACCGCCGCGCTGAACTGGTACGTGAACAACAACGTCCGCTTCATGCTCGACTACCTGCATGGCGACATCTCCAGGCAGGCAAGCGCCGTGTCCGCGGTGAATGCGGGCTCGACGTTCAATGCGGTCGCGATGCGGACGCAGGTCGCGTTCTAA